The bacterium genome window below encodes:
- the rplQ gene encoding 50S ribosomal protein L17, giving the protein MRHRKDHRKLNRSPSHRRAMLRNLVTSLLDHEEVRTTTPKAKEVRRLAERMITLGKRGTLHARRQALETLRSKEVAAKVFDGLATRYKDRPGGYTRIMKLGTRPGDNAELSIIELVDRGDSAKASEADSGS; this is encoded by the coding sequence ATGCGACATCGAAAAGACCATAGAAAGCTGAATCGAAGCCCGTCCCATCGTCGGGCGATGTTGCGCAACCTGGTGACGTCGCTACTCGACCACGAAGAGGTGCGCACGACCACGCCCAAGGCGAAGGAAGTGCGGCGCCTGGCCGAGCGGATGATCACCCTGGGCAAGCGCGGGACGCTGCACGCGCGCCGTCAGGCGCTCGAGACGCTTCGCAGCAAGGAAGTTGCGGCGAAGGTCTTCGACGGCCTCGCGACGCGCTACAAGGACCGCCCGGGCGGCTATACGCGCATCATGAAGCTCGGAACCCGGCCCGGCGATAACGCCGAGCTTTCGATCATCGAGCTCGTGGATCGAGGCGACTCGGCCAAGGCGTCGGAGGCGGATTCCGGCTCTTGA